From a region of the Brachionichthys hirsutus isolate HB-005 chromosome 9, CSIRO-AGI_Bhir_v1, whole genome shotgun sequence genome:
- the tcf3b gene encoding transcription factor 3b: MNEQQQRMAAVGTDKELNDLLDFSAMFAPPVANGKNRTITLGSSQFGGSAIDERSGSGSWGSAEQNSPSFSQGRVYAEGSHYNEHESLSSPFISSGVSGKNERPPYPPFLSQPGFLPSDLAMPSPDAMSPSGLKSGSQFYPSYPNNPRRRPTDGGIDAQPKKIRKPPGLPSSVYASTSGDEYARDNGGYPGAKPGAVYPGSFYMQEDPWSSSGYSAMLGNSPHIGQPGAFTAINPQDRMNYPLHASEVNGFHSASAAYNHTPAINGDGIMANRGTTAGSSGDEIGKALASIYPSDHNSNNFSSAPSTPGSPQAIAGSQSQWQRPTTPNYEGQPHALQSKMEDRLEEAIHVLRSHAVGQVPGMEGAHSDMHNLLSSVHNGGLGGLSPAFPNASLALSNRHPAMGGKPEEPTGLPPSSTLLHGHHASGPPPSVGQPEGFTSLPGGMARSTHSSSSSDVKREDKEDDDDSSVADKSDDEKDTTAARIRIRKEALTLQMLSALSDQKDDDPEEDDEDLPPEVKMEREKERRVANNARERLRVRDINEAFKELGRMCQLHLSHDKPQTKLLILHQAVNVILNLEQQVRERNLNPKAACLKRREEEKVSGVVGEAAMQLSGGHPSMGGDGHNPVSHM; this comes from the exons ATGAACGAACAGCAGCAAAGAATGGCTGCAGTGGGAACTGACAAGGAACTCAACGACCTCCTGGATTTCAGCGCG ATGTTCGCACCTCCGGTAGCCAACGGGAAGAACAGGACGATCACCCTCGGCAGCAGTCAGTTCGGTGGCTCAG caaTAGATGAGCGCAGCGGCTCTGGGTCTTGGGGCTCAGCAGAACAAAACAGCCCCTCTTTCAGCCAAGGACGG GTCTACGCTGAAGGATCCCACTACAACGAGCACGAGAGCTTGTCCTCTCCGTTTATCAGTTCAGGCGTCTCGG GTAAAAATGAGAGGCCACCCTACCCCCCTT ttctgtcccAGCCTGGTTTTCTTCCCAGTGACCTAGCGATGCCCAGCCCAGATGCCATGTCCCCCTCTGGCTTGAAATCGGGCTCCCAGTTTTACCCATCGTACCCCAATAATCCCAGAAGACGGCCGACTGATGGAGGCATAG ACGCTCAGCCAAAGAAGATTCGGAAACCCCCCGGCCTGCCGTCCTCG GTGTATGCCTCCACATCCGGCGACGAGTATGCCAGAGACAATGGAGGCTATCCCGGCGCCAAGCCTGGTGCCGTCTACCCCGGCTCTTTTTATATGCAAG aagACCCCTGGTCATCTTCTGGCTACTCTGCTATGCTGGGAAACTCTCCTCACATTGGACAACCCGGCGCCTTCACTGCAATTAACCCACAGGACAGGATG AACTATCCTCTGCACGCCAGCGAAGTCAACGGCTTCCACTCGGCCTCCGCCGCTTACAACCACACACCCGCCATCAACGGCGATGGCATTATGG CCAACCGAGGCACCACAGCTGGTAGTTCAGGAGATGAAATTGGGAAGGCCCTTGCTTCG atTTACCCGTCGGACCACAACAGTAACAActtctcctcagctccttcTACTCCTGGATCTCCCCAGGCTATTGCAG gatctCAGTCTCAGTGGCAAAGACCAACCACACCCAACTACGAGGGCCAACCACACGCACTG CAGAGTAAAATGGAGGACCGTCTGGAGGAGGCTATCCATGTCCTTCGAAGTCACGCTGTGGGCCAGGTCCCTGGCATGGAGGGTGCCCACTCCGACATGCACAACCTGCTGTCCTCGGTACACAACGGGGGCCTCGGGGGCCTCTCTCCAGCCTTCCCCAATGCCAGCCTTGCCCTGAGCAACAGACATCCTGCCATG GGAGGGAAACCAGAGGAGCCCACCGGCCTTCCACCCAGCAGCACTCTTCTTCATGGTCATCATGCATCTGGACCTCCACCATCAGTTGGCCAGCCAGAAGGCTTTACTA GTCTCCCTGGTGGAATGGCTCGCTCCACacactcctccagcagctccgaCGTCAAAAGGGAAGACAAAGAGGACGATGACGACTCATCAGTTGCAGACAAATCGGATGATGAAAAGGACACCACGGCAGCACGCATTCGCATAAG AAAGGAAGCGTTGACCCTCCAGATGCTCTCTGCCCTTTCAGACCAGAAAGATGACGA tccagaggaagatgatgaagaccTTCCACCTGAGGTGAAGATGGAGCGCGAGAAAGAGCGGCGAGTAGCTAACAATGCCCGCGAGCGTCTCAGAGTACGGGACATCAACGAGGCATTTAAGGAGCTTGGCAGGATGTGCCAGCTACACCTCAGCCACGACAAACCTCAGACCAAACTTCTCATCCTGCACCAAGCGGTCAACGTCATCCTCAATCTAGAACAGCAAGTCAGAG AGCGTAACCTTAACCCGAAGGCCGCATGTTTAAAACGCCGTGAGGAAGAGAAGGTTTCTGGGGTTGTGGGTGAAGCAGCCATGCAGCTCTCAGGAGGCCATCCCAGTATGGGAGGAGATGGCCACAATCCAGTTAGCCACATGTAG